In Frankiaceae bacterium, the following proteins share a genomic window:
- a CDS encoding ABC transporter ATP-binding protein: protein MTPPRARKAPATPPPPPEPQPYVPPGDVVLHADGVTKRFGGLTAVSDVDFVVHEGEIVGLIGPNGAGKTTFFNCLTGMEDPTEGRVTYRGQVLSGAPHEITKMGLARTFQNIRLFPNMTALENVLVGRHSRTKAGVFTAILHGPLYRREEREGERQARELLDFVNLGQHANALAKNLPYGDQRRLEIARALATKPGLLLLDEPTAGMNPQETAAAMQLVRKIRQQGLAVVVIEHDMKFIFNLCDRVAVLVQGKKLVEGTPAQVQADPRVVEAYLGTPATGEAS from the coding sequence ATGACCCCGCCCCGCGCCCGCAAGGCGCCCGCCACGCCGCCTCCGCCGCCGGAGCCGCAGCCGTACGTCCCGCCCGGCGACGTCGTCCTGCACGCCGACGGCGTCACCAAGCGCTTCGGTGGCCTCACCGCCGTCAGCGACGTCGACTTCGTCGTGCACGAGGGCGAGATCGTCGGCCTCATCGGCCCCAACGGCGCCGGCAAGACGACGTTCTTCAACTGCCTCACCGGCATGGAGGACCCCACCGAGGGCCGGGTCACCTACCGCGGCCAGGTGCTCTCCGGGGCGCCGCACGAGATCACCAAGATGGGCCTCGCGCGGACGTTCCAGAACATCCGGCTCTTCCCCAACATGACCGCCCTGGAGAACGTCCTCGTCGGCCGCCACTCGCGCACCAAGGCCGGCGTGTTCACGGCGATCCTGCACGGGCCGCTGTACCGGCGCGAGGAGCGCGAGGGGGAGCGGCAGGCCCGCGAGCTGCTCGACTTCGTCAACCTCGGCCAGCACGCCAACGCCCTCGCCAAGAACCTCCCGTACGGCGACCAGCGCCGCCTCGAGATCGCCCGCGCGCTCGCCACCAAGCCGGGCCTGCTGCTGCTCGACGAGCCCACCGCCGGCATGAACCCCCAGGAGACCGCGGCGGCCATGCAGCTCGTCCGCAAGATCCGCCAGCAGGGCCTCGCCGTCGTCGTCATCGAGCACGACATGAAGTTCATCTTCAACCTCTGCGACCGGGTCGCCGTGCTCGTCCAGGGCAAGAAGCTCGTCGAAGGGACCCCGGCGCAAGTGCAGGCCGACCCGCGCGTCGTCGAGGCGTACCTCGGCACCCCCGCCACCGGGGAGGCGTCGTGA
- a CDS encoding ABC transporter ATP-binding protein — MLEVRDLRVSYGKIEAVKGISFSVPAGQVVTLIGGNGAGKTTTLRTLSGLLPVVSGDVIFEGQRITGMPAHEVVRRGIAHSPEGRKIFPRMSVVENLELGAFTRNDRSGIDSDIAHVYELFPVLGERAQQAAGTLSGGEQQMLAMGRAMMSRPRLLMLDEPSMGLSPIMMERIFSTIRTLKDAGTTILLVEQNAQAALTLADHGYVIETGKIVLSDEGRKLLGNEQVRKAYLGEE, encoded by the coding sequence ATGCTCGAGGTCCGAGACCTCCGCGTGTCGTACGGCAAGATCGAGGCAGTCAAGGGGATCTCGTTCAGCGTCCCCGCCGGGCAGGTCGTCACCCTCATCGGCGGCAACGGCGCCGGCAAGACCACCACGCTGCGTACGCTCTCCGGCCTGCTCCCCGTCGTCTCCGGCGACGTCATCTTCGAGGGGCAGCGCATCACCGGCATGCCCGCCCACGAGGTCGTCCGCCGCGGCATCGCCCACTCGCCCGAGGGCCGCAAGATCTTCCCCCGCATGAGCGTCGTCGAGAACCTCGAGCTCGGCGCGTTCACCCGCAACGACCGCAGCGGCATCGACAGCGACATCGCACACGTGTACGAGCTGTTCCCTGTGCTGGGGGAGCGCGCCCAGCAGGCCGCCGGCACCCTCTCCGGCGGCGAGCAGCAGATGCTCGCCATGGGGCGCGCGATGATGTCGCGGCCGCGCCTGCTCATGCTCGACGAGCCGTCCATGGGGCTCTCGCCGATCATGATGGAGCGGATCTTCTCGACGATCCGTACGTTGAAGGACGCCGGGACGACGATCCTGCTCGTCGAGCAGAACGCACAGGCGGCTTTGACCTTGGCCGACCACGGTTACGTCATCGAGACGGGGAAGATCGTTCTCTCCGACGAGGGCCGCAAGCTGCTCGGGAACGAGCAGGTGCGGAAGGCGTACCTCGGCGAGGAGTAG